From a single Streptomyces liliifuscus genomic region:
- a CDS encoding FadR/GntR family transcriptional regulator, protein MAEAARAETPIVPAPSRGPVGRQVRVPKTAELVAGHLRRQIVRGELKPDDALPPESGLMEQFGISRPTLREAFRVLESESLITVRRGAHGGARVSAPDSDVAARFAGLILEYRGATLGDVYRAAALIEPPCARQVATKHTADDIKRLRDAVAAEKAALDSPLALVDAQDAFHALLVELTGNQTLILLCGMLRNIIDRANASYTAAATDAETQKAQALKGHRAHVRLVGLIESGKADEAEKLWQRHISSADDVVNALGPKTVLELID, encoded by the coding sequence GTGGCTGAGGCAGCCCGCGCAGAGACGCCGATCGTGCCCGCTCCCTCCCGCGGCCCCGTCGGACGCCAGGTGCGCGTACCGAAGACGGCCGAGCTGGTCGCCGGACATCTGCGCCGCCAGATCGTGCGGGGCGAGCTGAAGCCCGACGACGCACTGCCGCCGGAGTCGGGGCTGATGGAGCAGTTCGGCATCTCGCGCCCCACGCTGCGCGAGGCGTTCCGCGTCCTGGAGTCGGAGTCCCTGATCACGGTCCGCCGCGGAGCCCATGGCGGCGCGCGCGTGAGCGCACCCGACTCGGACGTCGCGGCCCGGTTCGCCGGCCTGATCCTGGAGTACCGCGGAGCCACCCTCGGAGACGTCTACCGGGCGGCGGCCCTCATCGAGCCGCCGTGCGCGCGCCAGGTCGCCACCAAGCACACGGCGGACGACATCAAGCGGCTGCGCGACGCGGTGGCGGCCGAGAAGGCCGCCCTGGACAGCCCGCTGGCCCTGGTGGACGCACAGGACGCGTTCCACGCCCTCCTGGTCGAGCTCACCGGCAACCAGACCCTGATCCTCCTCTGCGGCATGCTGCGCAACATCATCGACCGGGCCAACGCCTCGTACACCGCGGCCGCCACCGACGCCGAGACCCAGAAGGCGCAGGCACTCAAGGGGCACCGGGCGCACGTCCGGCTGGTCGGCCTGATCGAGTCCGGCAAGGCGGACGAGGCCGAGAAGCTGTGGCAGCGCCACATCTCCAGCGCCGACGACGTCGTCAACGCACTGGGCCCCAAGACAGTGCTGGAGCTCATCGACTGA
- a CDS encoding DUF2889 domain-containing protein, translating to MTRAELPLHRRTITVTAHEEDGDEISVEAVLVDERPRAELPAHVVHRMVLEVRIRLADMVVVHADADMRTFPHAECPLITPAFDGLVGLSVAAGYNRAIQERFRGVSGCSHLYELARALGPAVVQAAISANARRRDAGERSHGPRSTAGVLNSCHIWAPDGVGLRKLDAGWRPGEGPRPVPGVEAFGGA from the coding sequence ATGACGCGAGCCGAACTGCCGCTGCATCGCCGCACGATCACCGTGACCGCCCACGAGGAGGATGGGGACGAGATCTCGGTCGAGGCGGTGCTGGTCGACGAGCGGCCCCGGGCGGAGCTCCCGGCCCATGTCGTCCACCGGATGGTGCTCGAAGTGCGCATCCGCCTCGCGGACATGGTCGTCGTACACGCCGACGCGGACATGCGCACCTTTCCGCACGCCGAGTGCCCGCTGATCACTCCGGCTTTCGACGGACTTGTCGGGCTGAGCGTCGCCGCCGGGTACAACCGGGCGATCCAGGAGCGGTTCCGGGGTGTGTCCGGCTGCTCGCATCTCTACGAGCTGGCTCGTGCCCTCGGTCCCGCGGTCGTGCAGGCGGCGATCTCGGCCAATGCGCGCCGCCGGGACGCCGGTGAGCGGTCCCACGGCCCGCGCTCCACGGCGGGCGTGCTGAACAGCTGCCATATCTGGGCGCCGGACGGGGTGGGTCTGCGGAAACTCGACGCGGGGTGGCGGCCTGGGGAGGGGCCGCGGCCGGTTCCGGGGGTGGAGGCGTTCGGAGGGGCGTAG
- a CDS encoding enoyl-CoA hydratase-related protein, whose protein sequence is MTENPTPVILTELTDDGVMLLTLNRPERHNAWTLEMELLYNELFDRAEADPAVRAVVLTGAGRSFCPGMDMSVLDGASSGANPWPTDELPPRTRPMSFPKPLVAAVNGACAGIGFNQALMCDVRFAVPDAKFAAAFSARGLVAEDGVSWLLPRLVGYGNASDLLLSSRRITGTEALVMGLVNRLVEPAELLPTAIAYATRLASSASPYAMSLIKRQLAEDQSRSFTESRDSAAALLATAKRAPDYREGVRSFIERRQPEFAALGAPPAPETQAVPEVSPMSETASVLQEGASS, encoded by the coding sequence ATGACCGAGAACCCGACCCCGGTGATCCTCACCGAGCTGACCGACGACGGGGTCATGCTCCTCACCCTGAACCGGCCCGAACGGCACAACGCCTGGACGCTGGAGATGGAGCTGCTCTACAACGAGCTGTTCGACCGCGCCGAGGCCGATCCGGCGGTGCGGGCCGTCGTGCTGACCGGGGCGGGGCGCAGCTTCTGCCCGGGCATGGACATGAGCGTGCTGGACGGAGCCTCCTCCGGCGCGAACCCGTGGCCGACCGACGAGCTGCCGCCGCGCACCCGGCCCATGTCCTTCCCGAAACCGCTCGTGGCGGCCGTCAACGGTGCCTGCGCCGGCATCGGGTTCAACCAGGCGCTGATGTGCGACGTGCGGTTCGCCGTACCGGACGCCAAGTTCGCCGCCGCCTTCAGTGCGCGCGGCCTGGTGGCGGAGGACGGTGTGTCCTGGCTCCTGCCCCGGCTCGTCGGATACGGGAACGCGAGCGACCTGCTGCTGTCCTCGCGCCGGATCACCGGTACGGAGGCCCTGGTGATGGGCCTGGTCAACCGCCTGGTCGAGCCGGCGGAACTGCTCCCGACAGCGATCGCGTACGCGACCCGACTGGCCTCGTCGGCCAGCCCGTACGCGATGTCCCTCATCAAGCGGCAGCTCGCCGAAGACCAGTCGAGGAGCTTCACCGAGAGCCGCGACAGCGCGGCCGCGCTGCTCGCCACGGCGAAGCGGGCCCCGGACTACCGCGAGGGTGTACGCAGCTTCATCGAGCGCCGACAGCCGGAGTTCGCGGCGCTCGGGGCGCCTCCGGCACCGGAGACGCAGGCGGTGCCGGAGGTGTCTCCGATGTCGGAGACGGCTTCGGTGCTCCAGGAGGGGGCCTCGTCATGA
- the fabG gene encoding 3-oxoacyl-ACP reductase FabG: MGLLDGRNAVITGGAQGIGFEIAGVLGGAGASVVIGDINEDAAAQAAERLAKDGVAATSLRCDVTDEDEVGALVAHGTDVFGPVGVMVNNAGITRDATLRKMALADFRAVVDVHLTGAWNGTRYAAEAMRAHGRGGSIVNISSIAGKVGNFGQTNYSAAKAGLVGLTKASAKELAKSGVRVNAVQPGLIRTAMTEAMPRAAWDAKLAEIPMARAGEPAEVAQVVLFLASDMASYITGAVVEVTGGRYM, encoded by the coding sequence ATGGGACTGCTGGACGGCCGGAACGCCGTGATCACCGGCGGCGCACAGGGCATCGGCTTCGAGATCGCCGGCGTGCTCGGCGGGGCGGGAGCGTCCGTCGTCATCGGCGACATCAACGAGGACGCCGCGGCCCAGGCCGCCGAACGCCTGGCCAAGGACGGCGTGGCCGCCACCTCGCTGCGCTGCGACGTCACCGACGAGGACGAGGTGGGCGCTCTCGTCGCCCATGGCACCGACGTGTTCGGACCGGTCGGCGTCATGGTCAACAACGCCGGGATCACCCGCGACGCGACCCTGCGCAAGATGGCCCTCGCCGACTTCCGCGCCGTCGTCGACGTCCATCTCACCGGAGCCTGGAACGGCACCCGGTACGCCGCCGAGGCCATGCGCGCCCATGGCCGGGGCGGCAGCATCGTCAACATCTCCTCCATCGCCGGCAAGGTCGGCAACTTCGGGCAGACCAACTACAGCGCGGCCAAGGCCGGGCTCGTCGGCCTCACCAAGGCTTCCGCCAAGGAGCTCGCGAAGTCTGGCGTCCGCGTCAACGCCGTGCAGCCCGGGCTGATCCGCACCGCGATGACCGAGGCGATGCCCCGGGCCGCCTGGGACGCGAAACTCGCCGAGATCCCCATGGCCCGCGCGGGCGAACCCGCCGAGGTCGCCCAGGTAGTCCTCTTCCTCGCCTCCGACATGGCGAGCTACATCACCGGAGCCGTGGTCGAGGTGACCGGCGGCCGGTACATGTGA
- a CDS encoding acyl-CoA dehydrogenase family protein — protein MDITYPPETEAFRTEVGTFLAEALPTDWKGIGALDEEAAWTFARDWRRRLAERGFLSLTWPEEFGGRGLSKLHQVVLMEELALAGVPFGLPQDTFGVKMLANTLLRWGTEEQKSHFLPRILSGQDTWCQGYSEPDAGSDLASLRTRAVREGEEWVIDGQKVWTSGAHHSDWIFVLARTNPDASKHRGISFLLVPLDQPGVEVRPFRMMSGQLHFNEVFFNGARTRADLVVGGVDNGWTVAQSLLGVERGEEAATNPILFRAEVERLVELARLYGKDQDPVIRQRIAWCWSKVEIMRFLGYRILTGWLKGAEPGPETSIAKLYWSEYHAKVTDLAMDIMGLHGQVPVGRAPLRTYRADDPGAANSSASWSTTYLIARSGTIYAGTSQVQRNILAEKVLGLPREPRA, from the coding sequence GTGGACATCACCTATCCCCCGGAGACCGAGGCGTTCCGCACCGAGGTCGGGACATTCCTCGCCGAAGCCCTGCCCACGGACTGGAAGGGCATCGGCGCCCTCGACGAGGAGGCCGCCTGGACCTTCGCCCGCGACTGGCGCCGACGGCTCGCCGAGCGCGGCTTCCTCTCCCTCACCTGGCCCGAGGAGTTCGGCGGCCGCGGTCTGTCCAAGCTCCACCAGGTGGTCCTGATGGAGGAACTGGCCCTGGCGGGCGTGCCGTTCGGTCTGCCGCAGGACACCTTCGGCGTGAAGATGCTGGCCAACACACTGCTGCGCTGGGGCACGGAGGAGCAGAAGAGTCACTTCCTGCCGCGCATCCTCAGCGGCCAGGACACCTGGTGCCAGGGCTACTCGGAGCCGGACGCGGGCTCGGACCTCGCTTCCCTCAGGACGCGCGCCGTACGTGAGGGCGAGGAGTGGGTGATCGACGGGCAGAAGGTGTGGACCTCCGGCGCCCATCACAGCGACTGGATCTTCGTCCTGGCCCGCACCAACCCCGACGCCTCAAAGCACCGCGGCATCTCGTTCCTCCTCGTGCCGCTCGACCAACCCGGCGTCGAGGTCCGGCCGTTCCGCATGATGAGCGGGCAGCTCCACTTCAACGAGGTCTTCTTCAACGGCGCCCGCACCCGGGCCGACCTCGTCGTGGGCGGTGTCGACAACGGCTGGACGGTCGCGCAGAGCCTGCTGGGCGTGGAGCGCGGGGAGGAGGCGGCGACCAATCCGATCCTCTTCCGGGCAGAGGTCGAACGCCTCGTCGAGCTGGCCCGTCTGTACGGCAAGGACCAGGACCCGGTGATCCGGCAGCGGATCGCCTGGTGCTGGTCCAAGGTCGAGATCATGCGCTTTCTCGGCTACCGGATCCTCACCGGGTGGCTCAAGGGCGCCGAGCCCGGCCCCGAGACGTCGATCGCCAAGCTGTACTGGAGCGAGTACCACGCCAAGGTCACCGACCTGGCGATGGACATCATGGGCCTGCACGGGCAGGTTCCCGTCGGGCGGGCGCCCCTGCGTACGTACCGTGCCGACGATCCCGGCGCCGCGAACTCCTCGGCGTCCTGGTCCACGACCTATCTGATCGCCCGCTCCGGCACGATCTACGCCGGGACGTCTCAGGTGCAGCGGAACATCCTCGCGGAGAAGGTGCTGGGGCTCCCGCGCGAGCCGAGAGCTTGA
- a CDS encoding acetyl-CoA C-acetyltransferase → MPALLRDAVICEPLRTPVGGYGGVFRDVTAADLAATVVRAVLERTGVPAAAVDDVLLGQCYPNGEAPAIGRVAALDAGLPVEVPGLQIDRRCGSGLQAVITAAMQVQTGASDLVLAGGVESMSQAEFYTTDVRWGVRGAGTTLHDRLARGRVTSGGVNHPVPGGMLETAENLRRAYGIPREEQDRLAQRSHEKAVAAQREGRFADEIVPVTVRTRKGETTVDTDEHPRPGSSLEKLASLRPVLGRQDPEATVTAGNASGQNDGASICVVTHPERAAELGLRPLGRLVSWAVVGVPPETMGIGPVPATARALERAGLKLADMDLIELNEAFAAQVLACTREWALTEADFDRFNVNGSGISLGHPVGATGGRILATLLRELDRRQARYGLETMCLGGGQGLAAVFERPTHAHNALNALGGR, encoded by the coding sequence ATGCCCGCCCTCTTGCGTGACGCGGTGATCTGCGAGCCCCTGCGTACCCCGGTCGGTGGCTACGGAGGCGTCTTCCGCGATGTGACGGCGGCAGACCTCGCGGCCACGGTCGTACGCGCCGTGCTGGAACGAACCGGTGTACCGGCCGCAGCCGTCGACGACGTCCTGCTGGGCCAGTGCTACCCCAACGGCGAGGCCCCGGCCATCGGCCGCGTGGCCGCCCTGGACGCGGGCCTGCCCGTGGAGGTGCCGGGGCTCCAGATCGACCGCCGCTGCGGCTCCGGACTGCAGGCGGTCATCACCGCGGCGATGCAGGTGCAGACCGGCGCGAGCGACCTCGTGCTGGCCGGTGGTGTCGAGTCCATGAGCCAGGCCGAGTTCTACACCACCGATGTGCGCTGGGGTGTACGCGGCGCGGGCACCACGCTGCACGACCGGCTGGCCCGCGGCCGCGTCACGTCCGGCGGCGTCAACCACCCTGTTCCCGGCGGCATGTTGGAGACCGCCGAGAACCTGCGGCGCGCGTACGGCATCCCCCGCGAGGAGCAGGACCGACTCGCCCAGCGCTCCCATGAGAAGGCCGTCGCGGCCCAACGGGAGGGCCGGTTCGCCGACGAGATCGTGCCCGTCACCGTACGCACCCGGAAGGGCGAGACGACCGTCGACACCGACGAACACCCGCGCCCCGGCTCGTCGTTGGAGAAGCTGGCCTCGCTGCGCCCCGTACTCGGCCGGCAGGACCCCGAGGCGACCGTCACCGCGGGGAACGCCAGCGGGCAGAACGACGGCGCCTCGATCTGTGTCGTCACCCATCCCGAGCGCGCGGCCGAACTGGGCCTGCGCCCGCTGGGCCGCCTGGTCTCCTGGGCCGTCGTGGGCGTGCCACCCGAGACGATGGGCATCGGACCGGTGCCCGCCACGGCCAGGGCACTCGAACGGGCGGGTCTGAAGCTCGCCGACATGGACCTGATCGAACTCAACGAGGCCTTCGCGGCCCAGGTCCTTGCCTGCACCCGCGAATGGGCCCTGACCGAGGCCGACTTCGACCGGTTCAACGTCAACGGCTCCGGTATCTCGCTGGGCCACCCCGTCGGGGCCACCGGCGGCCGCATCCTCGCCACCCTGCTGCGTGAACTGGACCGCCGTCAGGCCCGCTACGGCCTGGAGACCATGTGCCTCGGCGGCGGACAGGGCCTGGCCGCGGTCTTCGAACGGCCGACGCACGCACACAACGCGCTCAACGCTCTTGGAGGACGCTGA